One region of Chanodichthys erythropterus isolate Z2021 chromosome 24, ASM2448905v1, whole genome shotgun sequence genomic DNA includes:
- the hyal6 gene encoding hyaluronoglucosaminidase 6, whose product MALIGFLAVAVAACGSLVSWADQLKQARTPLLHHRPFVVVWNAPTESCRLRFKVDLDLSIFDIVANHNETLSGPNVTIFYHRHLGYYPYYTSSEIPINGGLPQNQSLSKHLSKARTDIDKLIPFKDFHGLGVIDWENWRPQWVRNWGTKDIYRNKSKELIRKLHPGWPQSKVENEAKELFERAGQVFMNSTLQLAESRRPHGLWGFYLFPDCYNYGYKQHPLRYTGECPNIEHVRNDHLMWLWKESTALYPSIYLDYELKSSANTVKFVHYRVKEAMRIASIARNDYTLPVFVYSRPFYAYTFVALSESDLVHTIGESAALGAAGVVLWGSSEYASSQRNCMTVKKYIDGPLGHYVINVTSAAKLCSKALCKKNGKCVRKSLESGAYLHLNPRFFNIRLNQGIRGPRFHVSGHLNNHDILDMKQKFTCQCYQGWTGIYCEMPQISQPLLPHPRDSILGELLLVLSLHFSCLSVIMFLGLCLIIKCLIL is encoded by the exons ATGGCGCTGATTGGCTTTCTGGCAGTGGCAGTGGCAGCGTGCGGATCGCTGGTTTCTTGGGCCGATCAGTTGAAGCAGGCCCGGACGCCTTTGTTACACCATCGCCCGTTTGTGGTGGTGTGGAATGCCCCTACTGAATCCTGCCGTCTTCGATTCAAG GTGGACTTGGACCTTAGCATCTTCGACATTGTTGCTAACCACAACGAGACCTTGAGCGGCCCCAACGTGACCATCTTTTACCACCGCCACCTGGGTTACTACCCTTACTACACCAGCTCTGAGATTCCCATCAATGGAGGCCTTCCTCAGAACCAAAGCCTGAGCAAACACCTCAGCAAAGCTCGAACTGACATCGACAAGCTCATACCCTTCAAGGACTTTCACGGGCTTGGTGTCATCGACTGGGAAAACTGGCGTCCGCAGTGGGTGCGCAACTGGGGCACGAAAGACATCTACCGAAACAAATCCAAGGAGCTTATAAGGAAGCTGCATCCTGGTTGGCCACAAAGTAAGGTGGAAAATGAAGCAAAGGAGCTCTTTGAGAGGGCCGGACAAGTATTCATGAACTCAACACTGCAGCTGGCCGAGAGTCGACGACCGCATGGTCTTTGGGGGTTTTACCTGTTTCCTGACTGTTATAACTATGGCTACAAACAGCATCCGTTGCGTTACACAGGAGAGTGTCCTAATATTGAGCATGTACGTAACGACCACCTGATGTGGCTGTGGAAGGAAAGTACGGCCCTCTATCCTTCCATTTATCTCGACTATGAGCTCAAGTCTTCTGCCAACACGGTCAAATTTGTGCACTACCGTGTCAAGGAGGCCATGCGGATCGCATCGATTGCTAGGAATGACTATACGCTGCCTGTTTTCGTCTACTCCAGACCTTTCTATGCCTACACATTTGTTGCCCTATCAGAG AGTGACCTGGTCCACACCATAGGAGAGAGTGCAGCACTGGGGGCCGCTGGGGTGGTCCTGTGGGGGTCATCTGAATATGCAAGCTCTCAG AGAAACTGCATGACAGTCAAGAAATACATTGACGGTCCACTAGGTCACTATGTGATCAACGTGACCTCAGCAGCTAAACTGTGCAGCAAAGCCTTGTGCAAGAAGAACGGCAAATGTGTCCGTAAGAGCCTGGAGTCTGGGGCTTACCTGCACCTCAACCCTCGCTTCTTCAACATCCGCCTCAACCAAGGCATTCGTGGACCGCGTTTCCATGTCAGCGGCCACCTCAACAACCACGACATCCTGGACATGAAGCAAAAGTTCACCTGTCAGTGTTACCAGGGCTGGACGGGCATCTACTGTGAGATGCCCCAGATTTCACAGCCTCTCCTGCCCCACCCGAGAGACAGTATCCTGGGAGAACTACTGCTGGTCCTGTCCCTTCATTtctcctgtctgtctgtcattatgTTCTTGGGTCTGTGTCTCATTATTAAGTGTCTGATACTGTAA